CCTGGCCAGTGTACCGGATTGTGTCTCATCGAGGGATGGCAGTACAATAAAATCGCAAATGGCCATAACTTTATAATATTGTTCTCCTCTGGGAATGAATTCATAATAATGGGCAAGTCCTTTTTTCTCAAGTATTTCAATCTGTTGTTTATATCTCTCATAATCGTGTTTATGGTTTTCATCCCTCTTGGTCCCTGCAGCCAGCAGGTCCCACTCCTTGCCCGTGCGGTCACATATCTCCTGGACTATCTCTTCCCACATGTTGGTCAAAATGTCCCAACGTTTGTTTGATTGTATCCAGCCTACCAAACCCACAATATGTTCACCTATGGAAGGGTATTTGTTAAGACCGATCTCTTCACGTAACTCAGGTATCTTCTCATTCATCCATTGCTTATCCGGCCTGGCGCCATGGGGAACTACCATTATATTGGTAGGAGTTTTCCAGCCGTATCCTGAAAAAGTCCAGTCCAATCTCCATTTTTGATAGTTGCATTTAAACAGCACAACATCTGAGCGTTCGCACATCTTGTAAATAAAATTAGCTTCAAAATCCTGCAGCCTGCCATGTACCGTATGGGGCTCAACCACGGTAGGATATTTGCCAATAGCGCCCAGCAAATCTAAAAACCCCTGGTTTCCGTCTCCTCTTCCCCTGGAATCACAATAATCATATAGCCCGTATTCATGTTCCAGATGCACTGCATAAGGGTCAAGTTCCTTCACTTTTTTATAAACAGGCTTCCACCAGTCATGTTTTGAGATGTCAATAATGGGAAATACCCCTTCCCCCTCACCATCAGTATGGCTGATAACCAGGACATCCCTGTCAG
This region of Methanosarcinales archaeon genomic DNA includes:
- a CDS encoding glycosyltransferase, with protein sequence MSEKHPIVMISSYPPRLCGIATFCEEAREFIQEANPDRDVLVISHTDGEGEGVFPIIDISKHDWWKPVYKKVKELDPYAVHLEHEYGLYDYCDSRGRGDGNQGFLDLLGAIGKYPTVVEPHTVHGRLQDFEANFIYKMCERSDVVLFKCNYQKWRLDWTFSGYGWKTPTNIMVVPHGARPDKQWMNEKIPELREEIGLNKYPSIGEHIVGLVGWIQSNKRWDILTNMWEEIVQEICDRTGKEWDLLAAGTKRDENHKHDYERYKQQIEILEKKGLAHYYEFIPRGEQYYKVMAICDFIVLPSLDETQSGTLARVISLNKPYITTAPMEGLTSQTLISDGGLLFTNREMLRQNVIRLACDEDLRHTMSSNLDHYLNNVVSWHVIARQYNEAYELANKAKATGEKVNLPPEF